A portion of the Kineosporia corallincola genome contains these proteins:
- a CDS encoding ABC transporter substrate-binding protein produces the protein MKRRFSPYLRPLSAVVIVTSLAACSGTSQGGAGGAADELRLAISAEMPTLDPQTVYQYEGNQVLTAVYEGLLTYSPDSTDEIEPMLAESYEMSDDGLTYTFHLRDDVTFADGRAMTSKDVLASFERLADPDLGSQMAYMVAGVKNYDTPDDSTFVVELSAASSSFLSLVASPFGPKVIDADVLDEHADDDAAAYLAENTAGTGPYQLTSMTAGQEYDLARRDGYWGAEPYFATVSVKVISDAATQLLQLQGGDLDVITGQPVTTLNQFAADDDYQVVRFPTLQKADLHVKTSGTLADVELRTALRDSIDRQALVSQVWGEYATVSEQMYPAGMVPEGTAADTWQTSTQTSNGDLATLARGKTITLGYIAGHTADQQAAEALQAQWAAAGVDVELSSVQGNDVYGLSGSLDTAPDLLFEAAYPDSAHPDTWARLFWYSDSADGNGALNYLAGGTPAADELIDTGSAATDQAEIEKAYGEAGDAIHDDVSYITLADLQDAFIMSADLTGAGHWLPLSVTLDLRTLKRN, from the coding sequence ATGAAGCGCCGATTCTCCCCGTATCTGCGGCCCCTCAGCGCCGTCGTCATCGTCACGAGCCTGGCCGCGTGCTCGGGCACGAGCCAGGGCGGCGCCGGCGGCGCCGCGGACGAGCTGCGCCTGGCGATCTCCGCCGAGATGCCCACACTCGACCCGCAGACCGTGTACCAGTACGAGGGCAACCAGGTGCTCACCGCGGTCTACGAGGGCCTGCTCACCTACAGCCCCGACTCCACCGACGAGATCGAGCCGATGCTCGCCGAGTCGTACGAGATGTCGGACGACGGGCTCACCTACACCTTCCACCTGCGCGACGACGTGACCTTCGCCGACGGCCGGGCGATGACCTCGAAAGACGTTCTGGCGAGCTTCGAGCGGCTGGCCGACCCGGACCTCGGGTCGCAGATGGCCTACATGGTGGCCGGGGTGAAGAACTACGACACCCCCGACGACTCCACCTTCGTGGTCGAGCTGTCGGCGGCGAGCAGCTCGTTCCTGTCGCTGGTGGCCAGCCCGTTCGGCCCCAAGGTGATCGACGCCGACGTGCTGGACGAGCATGCGGACGACGACGCGGCGGCCTACCTGGCGGAGAACACCGCGGGCACCGGGCCCTACCAGCTCACCTCGATGACCGCGGGCCAGGAGTACGACCTCGCCCGGCGGGACGGTTACTGGGGCGCCGAGCCGTATTTCGCCACCGTGTCGGTGAAGGTGATCAGCGACGCCGCCACCCAGCTGCTCCAGTTGCAGGGCGGCGACCTGGACGTGATCACCGGTCAGCCGGTGACCACGCTGAACCAGTTCGCGGCCGACGACGACTACCAGGTGGTGCGGTTCCCCACGCTCCAGAAGGCCGACCTGCACGTGAAGACCAGCGGCACCCTGGCGGACGTGGAACTGCGCACGGCGCTGCGAGACTCGATCGATCGGCAGGCCCTGGTCAGCCAGGTCTGGGGTGAGTACGCCACGGTGTCGGAGCAGATGTACCCGGCCGGGATGGTGCCGGAGGGCACGGCCGCCGACACCTGGCAGACATCGACGCAGACCTCGAACGGCGATCTGGCCACCCTGGCCCGGGGGAAGACGATCACGCTCGGGTACATCGCCGGGCACACCGCCGACCAGCAGGCCGCCGAGGCGCTCCAGGCGCAGTGGGCCGCCGCCGGGGTGGACGTCGAGCTGAGCTCGGTGCAGGGCAACGACGTGTACGGGCTGAGCGGAAGTCTCGACACCGCACCGGATCTGCTGTTCGAGGCGGCCTACCCGGACTCGGCGCACCCGGACACCTGGGCCCGGCTGTTCTGGTACTCCGACAGCGCCGACGGCAACGGCGCCCTGAACTACCTGGCGGGCGGCACCCCGGCGGCCGACGAGCTGATCGACACCGGGTCGGCCGCGACCGACCAGGCCGAGATCGAGAAGGCCTACGGCGAGGCGGGAGACGCGATCCACGACGACGTCTCGTACATCACCCTGGCCGACCTCCAGGACGCGTTCATCATGAGCGCCGACCTGACCGGCGCCGGGCACTGGCTGCCGCTGTCGGTCACGCTCGACCTGCGCACGCTGAAGCGGAACTGA
- a CDS encoding TetR/AcrR family transcriptional regulator produces MPTLGRPRAKGPSTSGLSTEQDILAAAAHLFCTAGYGSTSTHKIAARAGISQASMYHYFPGKQAVLLRLLMETVRPSVEFATSLAASDAPADVRLWALCSYDTRLLLSGPDNLGALYLIPGVDEEPFAEFRTERERLYGVYRELVAAVLDTTPDLAKPTAALVIGLIESVILRRRTEGTMDAAEVAPAIADAALRVLRVPERRLRTVARTTSSAFTI; encoded by the coding sequence ATGCCCACGCTCGGCCGGCCCCGTGCCAAAGGCCCCTCCACCTCCGGCCTCAGCACCGAGCAAGACATCCTGGCCGCCGCCGCGCACCTGTTCTGCACGGCCGGCTACGGCAGCACCAGCACGCACAAGATCGCGGCCCGGGCCGGCATCAGCCAGGCCTCGATGTACCACTACTTCCCCGGCAAGCAGGCCGTACTGCTGCGGCTGCTGATGGAGACCGTGCGCCCCTCGGTGGAGTTCGCCACCTCACTGGCGGCCAGCGACGCGCCGGCCGACGTGCGGCTGTGGGCCCTGTGCTCCTACGACACCCGGCTGCTGCTGTCCGGACCGGACAACCTGGGCGCGCTCTACCTGATCCCCGGGGTCGACGAGGAGCCCTTCGCCGAGTTCCGGACCGAGCGGGAACGCCTCTACGGGGTGTACCGCGAACTCGTCGCCGCCGTGCTAGACACCACCCCCGACCTGGCGAAACCGACTGCGGCACTGGTGATCGGCCTGATCGAGTCGGTGATCCTGCGGCGCCGCACCGAGGGCACGATGGATGCCGCCGAGGTGGCCCCGGCGATCGCCGACGCGGCCCTGCGCGTGCTGCGAGTGCCCGAGCGCCGGCTACGCACTGTGGCCCGCACCACATCTTCCGCCTTCACCATTTAA
- the uca gene encoding urea carboxylase, with amino-acid sequence MTELRTGQGISTLLVANRGEIACRVIRSAKRLGIRTVAVFSEADRAAAHVLLADEAVLIGPAAPAASYLNARALLAAARDTGAQAVHPGYGFLSEDASFAEQVEAAGLVWVGPTPRQLRLLGVKHTARAAAVAAGVPVFPGTGLLESAEAAVAEVAEIGYPVMLKATGGGGGIGMTVCRDEAALRAGFERVSGLAARSFGDAGVFAERYVERARHVEVQVFGDGAGRVVSLGDRDCSLQRRHQKVVEEAPAPGLPDGLRERLHTSARDLLASVGYRSAGTVEFVYDPARGEASFLEVNARLQVEHPVTEAVTGVDLVGWMLRLAGGEKDLLAGISDAVPSRGHAFEARVYAEDPAAGFRPGAGLLTRVELPAGARVDGWVTTGTTIPTEYDPLLAKVIVHGDTRDEALGRLREALGRTRFDGVEVNLGLLRAITRLPEFSALGHHTGTLEGLGDPEPRITVGRPGLMTTVQDADGRRGFWQVGVPPSGAMDDRSLRAGNRLLGNPDDAAGLECTANGPELTFTHATRVCVTGAPAPVTVDGREVAMWSVVTVPAGATLAVGEASAGLRSYVTIGGGFAVSDYLGSASTFTLGGFGGHGGRALRPGDVLRAGHRQATGEPAATLEPVAFERHWDLTVTVGPHGAPDFFTRADVRQILSARYEVHFNSARTGVRLIGPKPEWARRDGGEAGLHPSNIHDNAYSVGALDFTGDTPILLGPDGPSLGGFVCPVTVIRSERWKLGQLRPGDTVRFVEKAQTSRGLRGTDGVLLRCAADGDAPEVAYRRSGDDNVLIEYGPMTLDLGLRARVHALHTRLAGLGIPGVVDLTPGIRSLQVHVDPEVLPVSRLLGLLVEAEGDLPATSELVVPSRRVRLPLSWDDPATRLAIERYMAGVRDDAPWCPWNIEFIRRINGLETPDDVYRTVFDAEYLVLGLGDVYLGAPVATPLDPRHRLVTTKYNPARTWTAENSVGIGGAYLCIYGMEGPGGYQFVGRTTQVWRTHPAAGENPWLLDFFDRISWYPVSAEELLDLRADLAAGRSTPDITEGSFSLAEHERFLAGNADSIAAFRQVQAAAFGAERRAWEEAGEFDRAERAAAQVVEVTAEVAVPEGGTRVDAPFVANVWKVLVRPGDLVEAGQEVVVLEAMKMEAPVLAAAAGVVAAIPVTPGSQVAPGDALVVLGPR; translated from the coding sequence GTGACGGAACTGCGCACAGGCCAGGGGATCTCCACGCTGCTGGTGGCCAACCGCGGCGAGATCGCCTGCCGGGTCATCCGCTCGGCGAAGCGGCTCGGCATCCGCACGGTGGCGGTGTTCTCCGAGGCCGACCGGGCCGCCGCGCACGTGCTGCTGGCCGACGAGGCGGTGCTGATCGGGCCGGCCGCGCCGGCGGCGAGCTACCTGAACGCGCGGGCGCTGCTGGCCGCGGCCCGCGACACCGGTGCGCAGGCGGTGCACCCGGGCTACGGCTTCCTGTCCGAGGACGCCTCGTTCGCCGAGCAGGTGGAGGCGGCCGGGCTGGTCTGGGTCGGCCCGACGCCGCGGCAGCTGCGGCTGCTCGGGGTCAAGCACACCGCCCGGGCCGCCGCGGTGGCGGCCGGGGTGCCGGTGTTCCCCGGCACCGGGCTGCTGGAGTCGGCCGAGGCGGCGGTGGCCGAGGTGGCGGAGATCGGCTACCCGGTGATGCTGAAGGCCACCGGCGGCGGTGGCGGGATCGGGATGACGGTGTGCCGCGACGAGGCCGCGCTGCGGGCCGGTTTCGAGCGCGTCTCCGGGCTCGCGGCCCGGAGTTTCGGTGACGCCGGGGTGTTCGCCGAACGGTATGTGGAGCGGGCCCGGCACGTCGAGGTGCAGGTGTTCGGCGACGGTGCCGGGCGGGTGGTGTCACTGGGCGACCGGGACTGCTCGCTCCAGCGGCGGCATCAGAAGGTGGTGGAGGAGGCGCCCGCGCCGGGTCTGCCCGACGGGCTGCGGGAGCGGTTGCACACCTCGGCGCGCGACCTGCTGGCGTCCGTCGGTTACCGCTCGGCCGGCACCGTGGAGTTCGTCTACGACCCGGCCCGCGGCGAGGCGTCGTTCCTGGAGGTGAACGCCCGCCTCCAGGTGGAGCACCCGGTCACCGAGGCGGTCACCGGGGTGGACCTGGTGGGGTGGATGCTGCGGCTGGCCGGGGGCGAGAAAGACCTGCTGGCGGGGATTTCCGATGCTGTTCCGTCGCGCGGGCACGCCTTCGAGGCCCGGGTCTACGCCGAGGACCCGGCCGCCGGGTTCCGGCCCGGCGCCGGTCTGCTGACCCGGGTGGAACTGCCCGCCGGTGCGCGGGTGGACGGCTGGGTCACCACCGGCACCACGATCCCGACCGAGTACGACCCGCTGCTGGCCAAGGTGATCGTGCACGGCGACACCCGTGACGAGGCGCTGGGCCGGCTGCGCGAGGCGCTCGGGCGGACCCGGTTCGACGGCGTGGAGGTGAATCTCGGCCTGTTGCGGGCAATCACGCGGCTGCCGGAGTTCTCCGCGCTCGGCCATCACACCGGAACGCTGGAGGGGCTGGGCGATCCGGAGCCACGGATCACCGTGGGCCGGCCGGGCCTGATGACGACCGTTCAGGACGCCGACGGCCGGCGCGGCTTCTGGCAGGTGGGGGTGCCGCCGAGCGGGGCGATGGACGACCGGTCGCTGCGGGCGGGCAACCGGCTGCTGGGCAACCCGGACGACGCGGCCGGGCTGGAGTGCACGGCGAACGGCCCGGAACTGACGTTCACCCACGCCACCCGGGTCTGCGTCACCGGTGCCCCGGCCCCGGTCACGGTCGACGGCCGGGAGGTGGCGATGTGGAGCGTGGTGACGGTTCCGGCCGGGGCCACGCTGGCGGTCGGCGAGGCGAGCGCCGGGCTGCGCAGCTACGTGACGATCGGCGGGGGTTTCGCCGTCTCTGATTATCTGGGTTCTGCGTCGACTTTCACCCTGGGCGGGTTCGGTGGCCACGGCGGGCGGGCCCTGCGCCCCGGCGACGTGCTGCGTGCCGGGCACAGGCAGGCCACCGGTGAGCCCGCCGCCACCCTGGAACCCGTTGCCTTCGAACGGCACTGGGACCTGACGGTCACCGTCGGCCCGCACGGTGCCCCGGACTTCTTCACCCGGGCGGACGTCCGGCAGATCCTGTCGGCCCGCTACGAGGTGCATTTCAACTCCGCGCGCACCGGCGTGCGGCTGATCGGCCCGAAACCGGAGTGGGCGCGCCGGGACGGCGGGGAGGCCGGGCTGCACCCGTCCAACATCCACGACAACGCCTACTCCGTGGGTGCCCTCGACTTCACCGGCGACACCCCGATCCTGCTCGGCCCGGACGGCCCGTCGCTCGGCGGGTTCGTCTGCCCGGTCACCGTGATCCGTTCCGAGCGCTGGAAACTCGGTCAGCTGCGACCGGGTGACACCGTGCGATTCGTCGAGAAGGCTCAGACCTCAAGGGGTCTGAGGGGTACGGACGGCGTACTGCTGCGCTGCGCGGCCGACGGCGACGCTCCCGAGGTGGCGTACCGGCGCAGCGGTGACGACAATGTGCTGATCGAATACGGCCCGATGACACTGGATCTCGGCCTGCGGGCGCGGGTGCACGCGCTGCACACCCGTCTGGCGGGGCTCGGAATCCCGGGCGTGGTCGACCTCACCCCGGGCATCCGCAGCCTTCAGGTGCACGTGGATCCGGAGGTGCTGCCGGTGTCGCGTCTGCTCGGGCTGCTGGTGGAGGCCGAGGGCGACCTGCCGGCCACGAGCGAGCTGGTGGTGCCGAGCCGGCGGGTGCGCCTGCCCCTGAGCTGGGACGACCCGGCCACCCGGCTGGCGATCGAGCGGTACATGGCCGGGGTGCGCGACGACGCCCCGTGGTGCCCGTGGAACATCGAGTTCATCCGCCGGATCAACGGCCTGGAGACGCCGGACGACGTGTACCGCACCGTGTTCGACGCCGAGTACCTGGTGCTCGGGCTGGGCGACGTGTACCTGGGCGCACCGGTGGCCACGCCGCTCGACCCGCGGCACCGGCTGGTCACCACCAAGTACAACCCGGCCCGCACCTGGACCGCGGAGAACTCGGTCGGCATCGGCGGCGCATACCTGTGTATCTACGGCATGGAGGGGCCGGGCGGCTACCAGTTCGTCGGGCGTACCACGCAGGTCTGGCGCACCCATCCGGCCGCCGGCGAGAACCCTTGGCTGCTGGACTTCTTCGACCGGATCAGCTGGTACCCGGTGTCGGCCGAGGAACTGCTCGACCTGCGCGCCGACCTGGCCGCCGGGCGCAGCACCCCGGACATCACCGAGGGCAGCTTCTCGCTGGCCGAGCACGAACGGTTCCTGGCCGGCAACGCCGACTCGATCGCCGCGTTCCGCCAGGTGCAGGCCGCGGCGTTCGGGGCGGAGCGCCGGGCCTGGGAGGAGGCGGGTGAGTTCGACCGGGCCGAGCGGGCCGCCGCGCAGGTGGTCGAGGTGACCGCCGAGGTGGCGGTGCCGGAGGGTGGCACCCGGGTGGACGCGCCGTTCGTGGCGAACGTCTGGAAGGTGCTGGTGCGGCCGGGCGACCTGGTCGAGGCCGGGCAGGAGGTGGTGGTGCTGGAGGCGATGAAGATGGAGGCACCGGTGCTCGCGGCCGCGGCCGGGGTGGTGGCCGCGATCCCGGTGACGCCCGGGTCGCAGGTGGCGCCCGGCGATGCGCTGGTGGTGCTGGGGCCCCGCTGA
- a CDS encoding SMI1/KNR4 family protein, which translates to MVAEAIAPPRAEVQEAWAGLLDALARAGYAVDELVRPGAAQADVAAAQQAVGRALPADLAGLYQLADGQTEWYDLTHGAHAKTVRERGRWACALFGDGWGFDPVAKLADGWRAWQEVRSGYTPQELAKNFDRAVEVREGDPVQGLYTSPDWIGFATDGGGNQLAVDLTPAPGGRVGQVIVIGADEDLRRVIAPGVVELLELCVERLAAVDPAQAENGVLLYELEPS; encoded by the coding sequence ATGGTGGCCGAAGCGATCGCCCCACCGCGCGCGGAGGTGCAGGAGGCCTGGGCCGGGCTGCTCGACGCCCTGGCCCGGGCCGGTTACGCGGTGGACGAGCTGGTCCGTCCCGGTGCCGCCCAGGCCGACGTCGCGGCCGCCCAGCAGGCCGTCGGCCGGGCGCTGCCCGCCGACCTGGCCGGGCTCTACCAGCTCGCCGATGGGCAGACCGAGTGGTACGACCTGACGCACGGCGCGCACGCGAAAACCGTTCGCGAGCGCGGGCGCTGGGCGTGCGCCCTGTTCGGCGACGGCTGGGGTTTCGACCCGGTGGCCAAGCTGGCCGACGGGTGGCGGGCCTGGCAGGAGGTGCGGTCCGGGTACACGCCGCAGGAGCTGGCCAAGAACTTCGACCGTGCGGTGGAGGTGCGCGAGGGCGATCCGGTGCAGGGCCTGTACACCTCGCCGGACTGGATAGGTTTCGCGACCGACGGCGGGGGCAACCAGCTGGCCGTCGACCTGACCCCGGCGCCCGGTGGACGGGTCGGGCAGGTGATCGTGATCGGCGCGGACGAAGACCTGCGCCGGGTGATCGCACCGGGAGTGGTGGAGCTGCTGGAACTGTGCGTGGAACGGCTCGCCGCGGTGGACCCGGCGCAGGCCGAGAACGGGGTGCTGCTCTACGAGCTGGAGCCTTCTTGA
- a CDS encoding aminotransferase class I/II-fold pyridoxal phosphate-dependent enzyme, translating to MRPSKRALAVEPFYAMEFGKRAHELEQQGHHVVRMNLGEPDFGAPPAVLAALGRLSDGRPLPYTGATGLPELRQAISGFYRQQHDVAVDPRRIVVTAGASAALLLVSAALVNEGDRVLIGDPAYPCNRQFAESFGADVVLVPTTAQSRFQLDLAAVRAEWTDDTRGIMIATPSNPTGTSIAPDELRAVCDLARERGAWRVVDEIYLNLGAHDADGRPPASVLSCDPDAFVINSFSKYFGMTGWRLGWCVVPEEFVPVMERLAQNYYICPSTPAQYAALECFTPASIDVAESRREEFERRRAVVLRGLEAAGLPVPVLPDGAFYVYFDVSGTGLTSWEFCERMLAEQHVALTPGRDFGRIGADRYVRLSHAASVAELHEGLSRIQAFTGSLTRV from the coding sequence GTGAGACCGTCGAAGCGAGCACTGGCCGTCGAGCCGTTCTACGCGATGGAGTTCGGCAAACGGGCCCATGAGCTGGAGCAGCAGGGTCATCACGTGGTCCGGATGAATCTGGGGGAGCCGGACTTCGGTGCCCCGCCCGCGGTGCTGGCCGCGCTCGGCCGGCTGTCCGACGGCCGGCCGCTGCCCTACACCGGGGCCACCGGGCTGCCCGAGCTGCGTCAGGCGATCTCCGGCTTCTACCGGCAGCAGCACGACGTGGCGGTGGACCCGCGGCGCATCGTGGTGACGGCGGGGGCCTCCGCCGCCCTGCTGCTGGTCAGTGCCGCCCTGGTGAACGAGGGTGACCGGGTGCTGATCGGCGATCCGGCCTACCCGTGCAACCGGCAGTTCGCCGAGAGCTTCGGTGCCGACGTGGTTCTCGTGCCCACCACGGCGCAGTCCCGGTTCCAGCTGGACCTGGCCGCGGTGCGCGCCGAGTGGACCGACGACACCCGGGGCATCATGATCGCCACTCCGTCGAACCCGACCGGCACCTCGATCGCGCCGGACGAGCTGCGGGCCGTCTGCGACCTCGCCCGCGAGCGCGGCGCCTGGCGGGTGGTGGACGAGATCTACCTGAACCTCGGCGCCCACGACGCCGACGGCCGCCCTCCCGCCAGTGTTCTGTCCTGCGACCCGGACGCTTTCGTGATCAACAGCTTCTCCAAATACTTCGGCATGACCGGCTGGCGGCTCGGCTGGTGCGTGGTGCCGGAGGAGTTCGTGCCGGTGATGGAGCGCCTCGCCCAGAACTACTACATCTGCCCCTCCACCCCCGCGCAGTACGCCGCCCTGGAGTGCTTCACCCCGGCCTCGATCGACGTGGCCGAGAGCCGCCGGGAGGAGTTCGAACGGCGCCGGGCGGTGGTGCTGCGAGGGCTGGAGGCCGCCGGGCTGCCGGTGCCGGTGCTGCCCGACGGCGCCTTCTACGTGTACTTCGACGTCAGCGGCACCGGCCTGACCTCGTGGGAGTTCTGCGAACGGATGCTGGCCGAGCAGCACGTGGCCCTGACCCCGGGCCGCGACTTCGGCCGGATCGGCGCCGACCGCTACGTGCGGCTGTCACACGCCGCCTCGGTCGCCGAACTGCATGAGGGGCTCTCCCGCATCCAGGCGTTCACCGGGTCGCTGACCCGCGTCTGA
- a CDS encoding alpha/beta hydrolase: MLNHSPFPEPVTVSAGTGRPLVVLLHGRGSNEADIIGLAGHLPEGAEYLAVRAPIAEGGGYAWFANRGIGRPRAESLRQTMDWFTAWLDGFAEDRPVHLIGFSGGAAFAGGLILDRPGRFAGAAVLYGTLPFDAGVPVDADHLAGLPVFVGQGEDDAVIPRELLDRTWQYLTGGSGAIVRAVRRPGGHGISMPVLEELQGWLRDRLAAAE; encoded by the coding sequence ATGCTCAATCACTCGCCCTTCCCGGAGCCGGTCACCGTCAGCGCCGGCACGGGCCGCCCGCTGGTGGTGCTGCTGCACGGCCGGGGCTCGAACGAGGCCGACATCATCGGGCTGGCCGGGCACCTGCCGGAAGGGGCCGAGTACCTGGCGGTCCGGGCGCCGATCGCCGAGGGCGGGGGGTACGCCTGGTTCGCGAACCGGGGCATCGGCCGGCCACGTGCCGAGTCGTTGCGCCAGACGATGGACTGGTTCACCGCCTGGCTCGACGGTTTCGCGGAGGACCGGCCGGTGCACCTGATCGGGTTCTCCGGCGGGGCGGCCTTCGCCGGCGGCCTGATCCTCGACCGGCCGGGGCGTTTCGCCGGGGCGGCCGTCCTCTACGGCACGCTGCCGTTCGACGCGGGGGTGCCGGTGGACGCCGATCACCTGGCCGGGCTGCCGGTTTTCGTCGGTCAGGGGGAGGACGACGCGGTGATCCCGCGCGAACTGCTCGACCGCACCTGGCAGTACCTGACCGGCGGCTCCGGCGCGATCGTGCGCGCGGTGAGAAGGCCTGGCGGGCACGGCATCTCGATGCCCGTTCTGGAAGAGCTCCAGGGCTGGCTGCGCGACCGCCTGGCGGCCGCGGAATGA
- a CDS encoding AIM24 family protein, with translation MQSSLFHESNLEISGQNRFALQNSQMLRVALGPDVLAAKGAMVAYQGRVTFNHEGSGSVGKFLKKVLTNEDLPLMRVSGQGEVFFANEAGYVHLVELTGDALSVNGQNLIAFDASLEWDIKRVQGAGMMAGGLFNTVLSGQGTAALVSVGQPVVLDCSNQPTFVDVQAAVAWSANLVPDIVSSMNVRSLLRGGTGEAFQYAFHGPGFVIVQPSEWSAAAQQAQSAGGGGGGLGGLFS, from the coding sequence ATGCAGAGCAGCCTGTTCCACGAGTCGAATCTCGAGATCTCCGGGCAGAACCGGTTCGCGCTCCAGAACTCGCAGATGCTGCGGGTCGCGCTCGGCCCGGACGTGCTGGCGGCCAAGGGGGCCATGGTCGCCTATCAGGGCCGGGTCACGTTCAACCACGAGGGCTCCGGCAGCGTGGGCAAGTTCCTGAAGAAGGTGCTCACCAACGAAGACCTGCCGCTGATGCGGGTGAGCGGCCAGGGCGAGGTGTTCTTCGCGAACGAGGCCGGTTACGTGCACCTGGTCGAGCTCACGGGCGACGCCCTCAGCGTGAACGGGCAGAACCTGATCGCCTTCGACGCCTCCCTGGAATGGGACATCAAGCGCGTTCAGGGCGCGGGCATGATGGCCGGCGGCCTGTTCAACACGGTGCTCTCCGGCCAGGGCACCGCCGCGCTGGTGTCGGTCGGCCAGCCGGTGGTGCTGGACTGCTCGAACCAGCCCACCTTCGTCGACGTGCAGGCCGCCGTGGCCTGGTCGGCCAACCTGGTGCCCGACATCGTCTCCAGCATGAACGTGCGCTCGCTGCTGCGCGGCGGCACCGGAGAGGCGTTCCAGTATGCCTTCCACGGGCCGGGTTTCGTGATCGTTCAGCCCAGCGAGTGGAGCGCCGCGGCGCAGCAGGCCCAGTCCGCCGGTGGTGGCGGTGGCGGTCTGGGCGGACTGTTCAGTTGA
- a CDS encoding MFS transporter, with the protein MTTTPQQGTGDGRTLRSNLPARLDRLPWSSWHLTVLIGLGTVWILDGLEVTIVGALGDRLTESGSGLELSASQVGQAAAIYVAGACLGALFFGQLTEKYGRRKLFMITLGLYLAATVLTAFSMNPLFFFVCRFFTGAGIGGEYAAINSAIDELMPARLRGRIDLMINGSYWLGAAVGAALTLVLLDTDILPADVGWRLAFGLGAVLGLVILLVRRNVPESPRWLTIHGKHEEAEGIVDHIEHVVEHQDKLTLEPVPDEKSIAIRERGPVKVFEIIRTMLRTYPSRSALGLGLFVGQAFLYNAVFFTQGLVLTKFFDVGSGTAGLYIIPLAVGNFLGPVLLGPFFDTVGRRMMITLSYVVSSIALIFTAVLFQQEVFGAATLTVAWSIVFFFASAGASSAYLTVSEIFPMETRAMAIAFFYAVGTGLGGIIGPLLFGRLVETESFDAVAGGYYLGAGLMLVAGLLEWWLGVDAENRNLEDIASPISSAGPTVSS; encoded by the coding sequence GTGACGACGACGCCGCAGCAGGGAACGGGGGACGGCCGGACCCTGCGGAGCAACCTCCCAGCGCGGCTCGACCGGCTGCCCTGGTCGAGCTGGCACCTCACCGTCCTGATCGGTCTCGGCACGGTCTGGATCCTCGACGGCCTCGAGGTCACCATCGTCGGGGCGCTCGGCGACCGGCTCACCGAGAGCGGCAGCGGTCTGGAGCTGTCCGCCTCACAGGTCGGGCAGGCCGCCGCGATCTACGTGGCCGGGGCCTGCCTGGGGGCGTTGTTCTTCGGGCAGCTGACCGAAAAGTATGGACGACGAAAGCTTTTCATGATCACCCTCGGCCTCTACCTGGCCGCCACGGTGCTCACCGCGTTCTCGATGAACCCGTTGTTCTTCTTCGTCTGCCGGTTCTTCACCGGGGCCGGCATCGGCGGTGAGTACGCGGCCATCAACTCGGCGATCGACGAGCTGATGCCCGCCCGCCTGCGCGGCCGGATCGACCTGATGATCAACGGCTCGTACTGGCTTGGTGCGGCCGTCGGGGCGGCCCTGACCCTGGTGCTGCTCGACACCGACATCCTGCCCGCCGACGTCGGCTGGCGACTGGCGTTCGGCCTGGGCGCGGTGCTCGGGCTGGTGATTCTGCTGGTGCGGCGCAATGTTCCGGAGAGCCCACGCTGGCTGACGATCCACGGCAAGCACGAGGAGGCCGAGGGAATCGTCGACCACATCGAGCACGTGGTGGAGCACCAGGACAAGCTGACCCTCGAACCGGTGCCGGACGAGAAGTCGATCGCGATCCGCGAGCGCGGCCCGGTGAAGGTCTTCGAGATCATCCGCACGATGCTGCGCACCTACCCCTCGCGCTCGGCGCTGGGGCTCGGGCTCTTCGTCGGCCAGGCGTTTCTCTACAACGCCGTGTTCTTCACCCAGGGCCTGGTGCTGACCAAGTTCTTCGACGTCGGCTCGGGCACCGCCGGGCTCTACATCATCCCGCTGGCGGTGGGGAACTTCCTCGGCCCGGTGCTGCTCGGCCCGTTCTTCGACACCGTCGGGCGCCGGATGATGATCACCCTGAGCTACGTGGTCAGCTCGATCGCCCTGATCTTCACCGCGGTGCTGTTCCAGCAGGAGGTGTTCGGCGCCGCCACCCTGACCGTGGCCTGGAGCATCGTGTTCTTCTTCGCCTCGGCCGGGGCCAGCTCGGCCTACCTGACGGTGAGCGAGATCTTCCCGATGGAGACCCGGGCCATGGCCATCGCCTTCTTCTACGCCGTGGGCACCGGGCTGGGCGGGATCATCGGGCCGCTGCTGTTCGGCAGGCTGGTCGAGACCGAGAGCTTCGACGCCGTGGCCGGCGGCTACTACCTGGGCGCCGGGCTGATGCTCGTCGCCGGGCTGCTGGAGTGGTGGCTCGGGGTGGACGCCGAGAACCGCAACCTGGAAGACATCGCCTCACCGATCTCGTCTGCCGGGCCGACCGTGTCGTCGTGA